A portion of the Staphylococcus felis genome contains these proteins:
- a CDS encoding GNAT family N-acetyltransferase yields the protein MHQFKLHLYDDVSLVAPTIQHANEMFEAVDCNRAHLRQFLDWVDMTTSVEDEQKFLKTILSLQAEGKAKLYFIYKANELIGTVDLHQFNEEGRFAEIGYWLVEKYTGQGIMTKVVKAICKIAFQDLALNKVTLRAEADNHASQQVAMKCGFRYVGTMEQHIYRKSKEAYVDLKYYELLKEKLT from the coding sequence ATGCATCAGTTTAAACTTCATCTATATGATGATGTGAGCTTAGTGGCTCCAACAATACAACATGCAAACGAAATGTTTGAAGCTGTGGATTGCAATAGAGCGCATTTAAGACAATTTCTAGATTGGGTCGATATGACGACATCTGTAGAAGATGAACAGAAATTTCTAAAAACAATATTATCTTTACAGGCAGAAGGAAAGGCAAAATTATATTTTATTTATAAAGCAAATGAGTTGATAGGGACAGTAGACTTACATCAATTTAATGAAGAGGGACGATTTGCTGAAATAGGGTATTGGCTCGTTGAGAAATATACAGGCCAAGGTATTATGACAAAAGTGGTCAAGGCAATCTGTAAAATTGCGTTTCAAGATTTAGCTTTAAACAAAGTAACTTTGAGAGCGGAAGCCGATAATCATGCAAGTCAACAAGTCGCTATGAAATGCGGCTTTAGATATGTCGGCACTATGGAACAGCACATATATCGTAAAAGTAAAGAAGCGTACGTCGATTTGAAGTATTATGAATTGCTCAAAGAAAAATTGACTTAA